In one Bacillota bacterium genomic region, the following are encoded:
- a CDS encoding 2-hydroxyglutaryl-CoA dehydratase has translation MEAYLGIDLGSVSTNFLVLSQDETALAHLYLRTQGNPIAAVQRGLIELQNQLSPEVTIRGVGSTGSGRHLAGVMVGADTVKNEITAHGIAAANELPDVQTVLEIGGQDSKIIILRNSMVVDFAMNTVCAAGTGSFLDRQAERLGLSIEQFGQLAIRSKNPVRIAGRCAVFAESDMIHKQQLGHSMEDIARGLCQALVRNYLNNVAKGKEILPPVLFQGGVAANAGMKQAFEEALKLKVTVPKQHAVMGALGAALLARKKVHPGTKSSFRGFEISHWNFDVKGKHCGGCSNCCEVVEIIAEGQTLACWGDRCGRWSEQIGTQIA, from the coding sequence TTGGAGGCATATCTGGGTATTGATTTAGGTTCAGTTAGCACAAATTTCTTGGTCTTAAGTCAAGATGAGACAGCCTTGGCCCATCTCTACTTGCGTACCCAAGGGAACCCTATTGCGGCAGTGCAAAGGGGGTTAATTGAGCTACAAAACCAACTGTCCCCGGAAGTTACCATTCGCGGCGTAGGCAGTACCGGCAGCGGCCGTCATCTAGCCGGTGTTATGGTAGGAGCTGATACCGTGAAGAACGAAATTACAGCCCACGGCATAGCCGCAGCTAACGAACTTCCTGATGTGCAAACGGTTCTTGAGATCGGTGGACAAGACTCCAAGATAATCATTCTGCGAAACAGCATGGTAGTGGATTTTGCCATGAACACTGTTTGTGCTGCCGGTACCGGTTCTTTTCTTGACCGTCAAGCAGAAAGACTCGGACTGTCAATTGAGCAATTCGGGCAACTGGCGATCAGATCAAAGAACCCGGTTCGAATAGCCGGACGCTGTGCCGTGTTTGCTGAATCGGATATGATTCACAAACAACAACTGGGACACTCCATGGAAGATATTGCCCGCGGTTTGTGCCAAGCCTTGGTTCGCAACTACCTAAACAACGTCGCTAAAGGTAAGGAAATACTTCCGCCGGTTTTGTTTCAAGGTGGGGTTGCAGCTAATGCAGGAATGAAACAAGCTTTTGAAGAGGCCTTGAAGCTAAAGGTGACGGTGCCGAAACAGCACGCCGTTATGGGTGCCTTGGGAGCTGCATTATTGGCCCGAAAAAAAGTTCACCCTGGGACCAAGAGCAGCTTCCGTGGTTTTGAGATCAGCCACTGGAATTTTGATGTGAAAGGCAAACATTGTGGCGGCTGCAGTAACTGTTGTGAGGTAGTAGAAATAATAGCTGAGGGGCAAACCTTAGCCTGCTGGGGTGACCGCTGTGGTCGCTGGAGCGAGCAAATTGGTACGCAAATAGCTTAA
- the spoVAE gene encoding stage V sporulation protein AE: MDYLQAFVVGGIICSLGQLLMDLTSLTSAHVLVLFVCIGALLSGVGLYEKIAAFGGAGATIPLTGFGHALVQGILEQVETKGAVGILSGVFKNTSMGVVTAVVLGVIIALLFNPKG, from the coding sequence TTGGATTATTTACAGGCTTTTGTGGTTGGTGGGATTATTTGTTCTCTGGGACAATTGCTCATGGATCTTACTTCCCTTACCTCGGCCCATGTGTTGGTACTGTTTGTCTGCATAGGCGCACTTCTCAGTGGTGTAGGACTTTATGAGAAAATCGCAGCCTTCGGCGGGGCAGGTGCTACCATCCCACTTACAGGCTTTGGTCATGCTTTGGTTCAGGGGATTCTCGAACAGGTAGAGACCAAGGGAGCTGTCGGTATCTTAAGCGGTGTGTTCAAAAACACGTCTATGGGGGTTGTAACTGCTGTTGTGCTGGGAGTGATTATAGCCCTTCTTTTTAACCCTAAAGGATAG